Proteins from a genomic interval of Desulfobacterales bacterium:
- a CDS encoding efflux RND transporter periplasmic adaptor subunit produces MKRLVILLMVVVAAGGIGWQIYQKAFLSQKAPEGKRSGPVPVAVEIKPVGKGSIQDIRDFTGSLLARSQFVVAPKIAGRIKKLFFNIGDKVKQGQLVAVLDDEEYHQQVDQARAELEVVKANLEESRDALETARRDFERTVVLRQKKIASESELDAAESRYKSQESKLKVALAQVVQKEAALKGAEVRLSYTRIAVPPNEGGGERVVGERYVHEGAMLAANNPIISIFDIRSMIAAIHVIEQDYSKIQVGMTADVATDAYPGKTFAGKVVRMAPLLKEASREARVEIEIPNPEGLMKPGMFVRANIKFGQHDNATVVPKDALIKREEAIGVFSVDMAEKKARFIPVATGIINGRQVEILSPSLSGYVVTLGQHLLEDGAPVILPDEQQKGPVAAEEGKKGPAKKGKKGAKSKKQSSGEDKP; encoded by the coding sequence ATGAAACGACTCGTGATCCTATTGATGGTTGTCGTTGCGGCAGGGGGGATCGGCTGGCAGATATATCAAAAAGCATTTTTGTCCCAAAAAGCGCCTGAAGGAAAACGCTCGGGACCTGTGCCGGTAGCTGTGGAAATTAAACCGGTGGGAAAGGGCTCTATTCAAGACATCAGGGATTTCACCGGCAGCCTGCTCGCCCGATCCCAGTTTGTGGTTGCACCTAAAATTGCCGGTAGAATTAAAAAACTGTTTTTCAATATCGGAGACAAGGTCAAGCAGGGCCAGCTGGTTGCCGTGCTGGATGATGAAGAATATCACCAGCAGGTCGATCAAGCCCGTGCCGAACTGGAGGTGGTCAAGGCAAACTTGGAAGAAAGCCGGGACGCCCTTGAGACCGCCCGAAGGGACTTCGAGCGAACGGTCGTGCTGCGTCAAAAAAAGATTGCCTCGGAATCGGAACTGGACGCGGCCGAATCCAGATATAAAAGCCAGGAATCCAAATTAAAAGTCGCATTGGCCCAGGTAGTTCAGAAAGAAGCCGCCCTGAAGGGGGCTGAGGTGCGCTTGTCTTATACCCGGATCGCGGTGCCGCCGAATGAAGGGGGGGGGGAACGGGTGGTGGGCGAGCGCTATGTCCATGAAGGCGCCATGCTCGCCGCCAACAACCCCATTATTTCCATTTTCGATATCCGTTCCATGATTGCCGCCATTCATGTGATTGAGCAGGACTATTCCAAGATACAGGTTGGCATGACGGCTGATGTTGCTACCGACGCGTATCCCGGAAAGACGTTTGCCGGCAAAGTTGTCCGGATGGCGCCCTTGCTGAAAGAGGCGTCGCGGGAGGCAAGGGTGGAGATTGAAATCCCCAATCCCGAAGGACTGATGAAACCCGGGATGTTTGTCCGGGCCAACATTAAATTCGGCCAGCACGACAATGCAACGGTGGTGCCCAAGGACGCTCTGATAAAGCGTGAGGAGGCCATAGGTGTCTTTTCGGTCGATATGGCGGAAAAGAAAGCCCGGTTCATACCGGTTGCCACCGGCATTATTAATGGTCGGCAGGTCGAGATCTTAAGCCCTTCGCTTTCAGGATATGTGGTGACGTTGGGTCAGCACCTGCTTGAAGACGGCGCACCGGTGATCCTGCCGGATGAACAACAGAAAGGTCCGGTTGCGGCAGAAGAAGGGAAGAAAGGTCCAGCGAAAAAGGGTAAAAAAGGGGCAAAAAGTAAAAAACAATCATCCGGGGAGGATAAGCCATGA